One Lacunisphaera limnophila DNA window includes the following coding sequences:
- a CDS encoding right-handed parallel beta-helix repeat-containing protein: MKIHRGMLLLSLVLAGQSLAAREYYVSSTHGDDRNTGTKSTTPWRSLAKINQLKLQGGDRIWLMSGDKFLDAGLVFLPDDQGTAANPIIIDIFGGTDRAIIMPPRGQHGISIQNTAGITIRNLHLLGRGPEVSDATERDGVSLWCDLKDGRKLSGLRFEGLLVTWFYLGISIGADDPSYSGFADVVISDCTVKSCLADGIVSFGRMPGSAENQSHRNLQILRTTVSQCYGDPTLKGPHSGSGIIMAGTKGGLIEHCVAHDNGGGTNDRDGGGPVGIWCWGADSVTIQHCLVYNQKSTPGVQDGGGFDIDGGSTNCVIQSCFSYNNEGYGYLVCEFEGAAPIVNATVRYNISWNDGRARGQSGLGIWNGNPTAASCRDVVFHNNLVVCDETAGSAVKMGFESKPLEAAFYNNVFVRTGGTKLIDIDRHTDKVIFKGNLYWTKQGLAQWRWGTESFSSLTEWRGAQGNPETHNGQAVGHQADPKLDALEQGHAATRTTELSAMTAFLPQPGSPLLNAALKLDRSLLGHSSASAHDFRDLVLPPEPNDIGPYEQ, translated from the coding sequence ATGAAAATTCACCGCGGAATGTTACTGCTGTCCCTCGTGCTTGCCGGCCAATCTCTGGCGGCCCGGGAATACTATGTGAGTTCCACCCACGGTGATGACCGCAACACGGGGACCAAATCGACCACGCCCTGGCGGTCCCTGGCCAAAATCAACCAACTCAAGCTTCAGGGCGGCGACCGGATCTGGTTAATGTCCGGGGATAAATTCCTGGATGCAGGATTGGTTTTTCTGCCGGATGATCAAGGCACTGCGGCCAACCCCATCATCATCGACATTTTTGGCGGCACCGATCGTGCCATCATCATGCCCCCCCGCGGCCAGCATGGTATCAGCATCCAAAACACGGCCGGCATCACCATTCGAAATCTCCACCTGCTGGGCCGTGGCCCCGAAGTCTCCGACGCCACCGAGCGCGATGGCGTTTCGCTTTGGTGCGACCTCAAGGACGGCCGCAAGCTGTCTGGGCTCCGATTCGAAGGCTTGTTGGTCACCTGGTTCTACCTAGGCATCTCGATCGGGGCCGACGATCCTTCCTACAGTGGTTTTGCGGACGTGGTCATCAGTGATTGCACCGTGAAGTCCTGCCTGGCGGATGGCATTGTCAGCTTTGGCCGCATGCCGGGCAGCGCGGAAAATCAATCCCACCGCAATCTCCAGATCCTGCGCACCACCGTTTCGCAGTGCTACGGAGATCCCACGCTGAAGGGCCCGCATTCCGGTTCGGGCATCATCATGGCGGGTACCAAAGGCGGCTTGATCGAGCACTGCGTTGCCCACGACAACGGCGGTGGCACCAACGACAGGGACGGCGGCGGACCAGTAGGCATCTGGTGCTGGGGGGCCGATAGCGTGACCATCCAACATTGCCTGGTCTACAACCAGAAGAGCACACCGGGAGTGCAGGACGGCGGAGGCTTCGACATTGATGGTGGCTCCACCAACTGCGTGATCCAATCCTGTTTCTCCTACAACAACGAGGGTTACGGCTATCTAGTATGCGAGTTCGAGGGTGCTGCACCCATCGTCAACGCTACGGTGCGCTACAACATCAGCTGGAACGACGGCCGGGCCCGGGGCCAGTCGGGATTGGGAATTTGGAACGGGAATCCGACGGCCGCGAGTTGTCGCGATGTAGTCTTTCACAACAATCTGGTGGTTTGTGACGAGACTGCCGGCAGCGCGGTGAAAATGGGTTTTGAATCCAAGCCCCTCGAAGCCGCGTTCTACAATAATGTGTTTGTCCGGACCGGCGGCACCAAGCTGATCGATATCGACCGACACACAGACAAGGTGATCTTCAAGGGCAACCTTTACTGGACCAAGCAAGGTTTGGCTCAGTGGCGCTGGGGGACGGAATCATTCTCGTCCCTGACGGAATGGAGAGGGGCCCAAGGCAACCCGGAGACGCACAATGGGCAGGCTGTCGGTCACCAAGCTGATCCGAAACTGGACGCGCTCGAACAAGGCCATGCGGCAACCCGGACGACCGAGTTGTCCGCCATGACGGCATTCCTGCCCCAGCCCGGCTCCCCCTTGCTCAACGCTGCGCTGAAACTCGACCGGTCGCTCCTCGGTCACTCCAGTGCCAGTGCGCACGACTTCAGGGACTTAGTCCTGCCTCCTGAACCAAACGACATTGGACCCTACGAGCAGTAG
- a CDS encoding MFS transporter: MSGLASYYSTIGVQAMATPVYQMTLGVNPAWLGLALALPRVLDAFVDPIVGNISDNTRSRFGRRRPFIVIGSIGMALTFGLIWMVPTGWSQVGQLSWFVATSILFFFCHSVFFVPLQSLSYEITPDYDERTRVQGFSSFFNRLGELTYSWVFPLSQLAIFATPMIGVRSVAWGVAVFFLAVPGIIAGLAGRERFATMAAQQEKVRFWPTIKAAFANRPFRYLIAMVVTTYMVGMLASSMDYYLLVYYVCHGDLVQGSFWKGVLSSSYGIVGLISIPILAAISKRIGKETTMIAVLSLLIVGACARWWIFRPGTGWWVVLDPVLGGGALWVAISMVVQSMFADICDEDELASGQRREGLFGAVFSWLTKTGTSFAFMITGLVLNWVGFDVALKADQSPSTILAMRLFLTVAPALAAVACIIMLKKYPLSRERAAEVRRQLEARRGVV, from the coding sequence TTGAGCGGCCTTGCCTCGTATTACTCCACCATCGGGGTGCAGGCGATGGCGACACCGGTTTACCAGATGACGCTCGGTGTGAATCCGGCTTGGCTCGGATTGGCTCTGGCCTTGCCCCGGGTGCTCGACGCCTTTGTGGATCCGATTGTCGGCAACATCTCCGACAACACCCGGTCGCGCTTTGGTCGGCGCCGGCCGTTTATCGTGATCGGCTCCATCGGCATGGCTTTGACGTTTGGTCTTATCTGGATGGTTCCGACCGGCTGGAGTCAGGTGGGGCAACTCAGCTGGTTTGTGGCGACCTCGATCCTGTTCTTCTTCTGTCACTCGGTCTTTTTTGTCCCGCTGCAAAGTCTTTCCTACGAGATCACGCCCGACTATGACGAGCGGACCCGGGTCCAGGGGTTCAGCTCCTTCTTCAATCGCCTCGGTGAACTGACTTACTCGTGGGTCTTTCCCCTGTCGCAACTTGCCATCTTCGCGACCCCCATGATTGGCGTGAGGTCCGTGGCTTGGGGGGTGGCGGTGTTTTTCCTGGCGGTGCCGGGAATCATTGCGGGACTGGCGGGGCGGGAACGGTTCGCCACCATGGCCGCCCAGCAGGAAAAAGTCCGCTTCTGGCCCACGATCAAGGCCGCGTTTGCCAACCGGCCCTTCCGCTACCTCATCGCCATGGTCGTCACCACGTACATGGTGGGCATGCTGGCCAGCAGCATGGATTACTACCTGCTGGTTTATTATGTCTGCCATGGCGACCTGGTGCAGGGCTCGTTCTGGAAAGGCGTGCTCTCCTCGTCGTACGGCATCGTCGGCCTGATCTCGATTCCCATCCTCGCGGCCATCTCCAAGCGCATCGGCAAGGAAACCACCATGATCGCGGTACTGAGCTTGCTGATCGTCGGCGCCTGTGCGCGCTGGTGGATTTTCCGGCCCGGCACGGGCTGGTGGGTGGTGCTGGACCCGGTGCTCGGCGGCGGCGCGCTCTGGGTGGCCATCTCCATGGTGGTTCAATCCATGTTTGCCGATATTTGTGACGAGGACGAACTTGCCAGCGGCCAGCGCCGCGAGGGTCTTTTCGGCGCAGTCTTTTCCTGGCTGACCAAGACCGGGACCTCGTTCGCCTTCATGATCACCGGCCTGGTCCTGAATTGGGTGGGCTTTGATGTGGCGCTCAAGGCGGATCAGTCTCCCAGCACCATCCTCGCCATGCGGCTGTTTCTGACCGTCGCTCCCGCCCTGGCGGCGGTCGCCTGCATCATCATGCTGAAAAAGTATCCGCTCTCGCGCGAGCGTGCGGCGGAGGTACGCCGACAATTGGAAGCCCGGCGCGGGGTCGTCTAA
- a CDS encoding alpha/beta hydrolase — MKFGLLLLLMLGVSSRADEHRPTEAIPLWPEGVPNLRTDLGAEQLVEGRLTQVTVPTLSLSRPEAGQANGTALIICPGGGYGSLSLEFEGHTYARWFNRLGITTFVLKYRLKEYGHPAALQDALRAVRLVRSRAAEFGLDPLRIGLLGSSAGGHVAATAGTLYDHPAGRTGDPLDALSARPDFLILLYPVITMSGRATHLGSRTALLGDSPAPDLLRLLSPELQVTPSTPPTLLVHTQSDTEVSIENSLLLYQALTRSGVSAEFHAFESGPHGIGMELGHGPASGWPHRVGEWLHHHRLISEFPSK, encoded by the coding sequence ATGAAATTTGGTCTGCTTCTGCTGCTGATGCTTGGCGTTTCCAGCCGCGCGGATGAACACCGCCCCACTGAAGCCATTCCCCTGTGGCCGGAGGGTGTCCCGAATCTACGGACGGACCTCGGTGCGGAACAGCTGGTGGAAGGTCGGTTAACACAGGTCACGGTTCCGACGCTAAGTCTCAGTCGGCCTGAGGCTGGGCAAGCTAATGGCACGGCCTTGATCATCTGTCCCGGCGGCGGCTACGGGAGTCTTTCCCTGGAGTTCGAGGGTCACACCTATGCCAGGTGGTTTAATCGCCTCGGCATCACCACCTTTGTCCTGAAATACCGCCTGAAGGAATACGGCCATCCCGCAGCCTTGCAGGATGCGTTGAGGGCGGTGCGCCTCGTCCGCTCCCGGGCCGCGGAGTTTGGCCTCGATCCACTGCGGATCGGGTTGCTAGGCAGCTCGGCAGGCGGTCACGTGGCGGCCACGGCCGGCACCCTTTACGACCACCCTGCCGGGCGCACCGGAGATCCGCTCGACGCATTGAGCGCCCGGCCGGATTTCCTGATTTTGCTGTACCCGGTGATCACCATGAGCGGCCGGGCCACTCACCTCGGATCCCGCACGGCCCTGCTGGGTGACTCTCCCGCGCCCGACCTGCTTCGCTTGCTGTCACCAGAGCTGCAAGTCACGCCCTCGACTCCTCCCACCTTGCTGGTTCATACTCAGTCTGACACCGAGGTTTCGATCGAGAACAGTCTCCTCTTGTACCAAGCCCTGACCCGATCCGGTGTGTCGGCGGAATTTCATGCCTTCGAATCCGGCCCGCATGGTATTGGCATGGAGCTCGGCCATGGCCCCGCCTCCGGCTGGCCGCACCGCGTCGGAGAATGGCTCCACCACCACAGGCTGATCTCCGAATTCCCAAGCAAGTAA